The sequence below is a genomic window from Halolamina litorea.
ACTCGGCGTGCTCGACGGCGCCGAGGGCGCGCATGGCGCGCTCGGCGGTCTCCCACCCCGTGTTGGCGTCGATGCGGACCGAGAAGTCCTCGGGCCGACCCTCGGCGGCCAGCCGTTCGGTCACGGCGTTGATCCGGCGGGCGTCGGTGGTCGGGTCGCCGTTGGCCTTCAGCTTGAACCGCGTGTAGCCGCCGTCGAGCCCCGCTTCGACGCGGTCGACGGCGTCGTCGGGCGGGACGCCGCCGACCACGCTGACGGTCGGCACGGTTCGTCGGCGCGTCGGCCCCAGCAGGTCCCGGAGCGGGACGCCCCGTTTCCGGGCTTTGAGGTCGAGGACGGCGGACTCGACGGCGACGGCGGCGCCGGGATGCCCCGGCAGGTGGTCACGGGCCGCGGCGAGCGCGGCCAGCGCGGCGTCGGGTGGTTCGTCGACGACCGCGGGAGCGTAGTGCTCGCGGGCGGCGACGGCCATCGTGGCTGCGGTCTCGCCGGTGAACGTGCGGAGGGCCGCTCCCTCGCCGTAGCCGACGGTCTCGCCGTCGCTCACGCGGACGTAGCAGTGGTCGGTCGGCAGGTCGCCGTAGCTGGTCGGGAACGACTCGGCGAGCGGAACCTCGCGGGTCGTCACGTCGACGGTGGTGAGTGGCTGCATGGGTCTGTGGAAAAATCGGGGCCTCCCGGGTGGAGGTGGTTAGACGTCGAAGAACGGTGCGAGCGCTTCCTTCGTCGGTTTGGACGTGGCGTAGGAGCCGCCGACCATCCCGACTAGGCACATCAGCACGCCCGGCACGACCGGGTCGATCTGGGCGAGTGTCCCGGTGATGACGCCGCCGTCGACCGAGAAGTGCCAGATCAGGACCGTCACGAAGCCCAGCAACATCCCGATGAACGTCCCGGGGGTGTTGATGCGGTCCCAGTGCAAGCCCAGCAGCAGCGGCATCGAGAACGTCGCCCCGATGATCGCCGACTGCAACAGGACGATGAACTGCACCAGCCCGCCGAGCGCCTCGCCGTAGAGCGCGAGGAAGAACGGCACGATGCCGACGAAGATCACCGCGAGCCGGTTGGCCCAGAGCTTGCGGTTCTCGCTCGCTTCGGGGTTGATCAGTTCGGCGTAGATGTCGTGGGCGATGGCGCCCGCCGAGACGATCATGATCGAGTCGACCGTCGAGAGCATCGCCGACAGGATGGCGCCGATGACGAGCGCGCCGAGGATCGGCCCCAGCACGTCGATGCTCATGATCACGCTCGCCAGGTCGGGCGTGGTGAGCTGCGGGTAAAGGACGGCCATGCTCATCCCGATCAGCGCGACGCCCGTGGCGATCAGGATCTGGAAGATCAGCGTGGTGCTGATCGCGTAGCGGACCGTCTGCTCGTCGCGCATCGAGTAGATGCGGACGATCTCGTAGGGAGCGCCCAGCATCCCGAAGCCGAACGCCAGCGCGATGGTACCGACTTCGAGGGGCGTGAACGCCCAGCCGATCAGCGCGGGGTTGGTCGAGGTCAGCAGGAGTTCGAGTTCGCTGATTCCGCCGACGTTGCCGAGCAGGACCGGGATCGCGATGATCGCGCCGACGGTCATGATGATGATCTGCACGAAGTCCGAGAGTGCGCTCGCGCGCATCCCGCCGAAGGCCGTGTAGGCGATGATGATGGCGACCATGATCGCCATCCCCACCGTGTTCGAGACGCCGAAGATGGACTGGAAGATCAGCCCGGCACCGGTGTACTGGGCGCTGATGTACACCGTGTAGGCGACGACGATCAACAGCGCCGAGAACGCCCGCATGCGGTCCCCGCCCGCGCCGTCGTCGCCGTATCGAACCGCGATGAAGTCGGGGACGGTAATCTCGCCGAAGCGTCGCATCTGCGGCGCGACGAACACCAGCGAGGTCAGCCAGCCGAGCCAGAGCCCGATCCAGATGTAGATGAAGCTCACGCCCGTGAGGTAGTGGATCCCGATGGTGCCGACGAACGTCCCGGCACTCATCTGTGTCGCTGACAGCGTCGCCGCCCCGACGGCGGGACCGATCTCACGGTTGGCGACGAGGAAGTCGTCCTCGTCTTTGGTCGTGAGGTAGCCGTACACCCCGATCCCGAAGATGATCAGGAAGTAGACTACGAGGGTGAGGATGAACGCCCACCCGACGGTGCCGATAACCGCCATCAGGCACCACCTCCGCGTTCGAGGTCCTCACTGCCGATTTCCTGCTCCGATACCTCGCCGCCCTTGTGTCGCGCCCACAGCAACGCCGCCGTCACGAAGATGATCCCGATGATGACGAACGGTGCGAGCATTGTGATGAGTGATGCCATTGTCTTGTTTCACGCAGTCCTTCGGTCGATCGCCAGTCCACCGACGACGACGCCGGTGATCAACACGACTCCGAGTATCGAGTAGAGGAAGTCCTCACTCAGGAGACCCGGTCCGGAGGACCCGTACTCAGCCGCGACGAACCCCGGAACGTGCAGGAGTTCGTAGGTCGCCGTGTTCCCGTCGACCGTGGTCGGACTCGGGAACGCCCCGCCCGCAACCGTCTGGCCGTCAGGGAGCGTCAGCGTGATGCCCACGGCGTCGCCCTCGCCAGCCGTCGGGTACTCCGGCACCCAGAGGGCCGCACGCACGTCACCGGCGGGCCCGGCCACGTCGTACTCCATCGTGACCGTCACGGTGTCGCCGTCGGAGACGTCCTCGACGGGGACCGAGACCTCCCAGTGGCGGTCCTGTTCGGTGATGGAGGCCTCGACGCTCTCACCGTTGACCGTCGCGGTGATGTCGCCGATATCGCGGTTGGGAAGCTGCCAGATCGTGCCGCTGATCGCCGACAGTGCCTGGTCACCGCTGCCGGTCGATGCCACGTCGAACTCGTACTCGGCAGTTACTGTGCTCGTCTCCCCGCCGTCGACGGTGATCGACGTGTCGGCCAACGTCACCGATGGGGCGGCGGCCTGCGCGGCGACGGTGCTCGGGGCGAGCAGGAGGCCCGCTACGAGCAGCACCGCCGCGAGTTTCGCCGTTCGTGATGGTCTACTGGCGTATGGAATCATGTGTAGCGTGAGTAAGTCGTCATTATGGTATTCGGTACACTGTCGCATACTACTGACTTGGTAAATAGGTTTTGGTCACTCCCCATATGTGTCATCTAAACTAACTTACCCACAACCGCCGAGAACAGGTTACTCGGGGTCCCTACCCACAAAACCAACCGAGCGATTGTGAGGTACAACTAGTTCTCCGGAAACGATACGTTTCCGCAGCCGGCGAGTGTGTATGGTACTCGTCCTCGCGGGAACCGCCCGATTCAGGGCTGAATGACTACTTTCCCGATCACGTCCCGGTCCTCGATGGCGGCGTGACCCTCGGCGATCTCCTCGAGGGGGAGCACCCGGTCGATGCGCGGTTCGAGTTCGCCCGCGGCGACCAGCGAGAGCACGTCGCGGAAGTCCTGTCGGTTCCCCATCGGCGCCCCCCGGATCTGGCGGTGGTGCTGGTAGAGCGAGCGGATGTCGATGTCCGGGTCGGGGCCGGAGGTGGCGCCACAGACGACCATCCGACCGCCCATCGCCAGCGAGTCGATCGACTGCTGCCACGTCTGCTGGCCGACGTGCTCGGCGACGAGGTCGACGCCGCGGCCGTTGGTGAGGTCCATCACCGCCTCGTCGAAGGCGACTTCGGTGTAGTCGATCACCTCGTCGGCGTGCTCGGCGACGACCGCCGCCTTCTCGTCGCTGGAGGTCGTCGCGTAGACGGTCGCGCCGAGTCGCTCGGATATCTTCATCGCGGCGTTGCCGACGCCGCCGCTGGCGCCGAGGATCAGCGCCGACTCCGCGGGTCGGAGTTCGCCGGCGGTGACGATCATCCGCCACGCCGTCGTGAACGTCACCGGGACCGCCGCGGCCGTGACGAAATCGAGCGACTCGGGCTTGGGTTCGAGACACCACTCGGGGACGACCACGTACTCCGCGAGGCCGCCGGGGCGGTCCTCGCCGATGATCTCGTAGTCGTGGCACATCGTGTGCTCACCGGCCATACAGAACTCACACTCCCCACAGGAGACGCCGGGGTAGACGACGACCTCCTCGCCGACCCACGAGTCGTCGGCCGCCTCGCCGACGGTGTCGACGACGCCGGCGATGTCACAGCCCGAGCGTTTGGGGAAGTCACCTTCGTCGCCGGGGTGGCCAGTGCGCGCGAACACGTCCAGGTGGTTGAGCGACACCGCCTCGACGGCGACGCGGACCTCGTCCGGCCCGGGTTCGGGGTCCTCGACCTCGACCACGTCGAGGGCGTCTTCGGGCGCACCGTACTGTGTGATGTGGGCAGTTCGCATACCTCGCCGTAGGTGAGCGGCCTCAAAAACCCGTGGGTCGGGGCGAAGGAGGGAGTGACGGACCGCCGACGGCTTTTTGTCCCGTCGGGGAATACTGTTGGGTATGCGAGAACGGATTCAGAAGACGCTTCGACGTGCACAGTTCGCCGCCGCCGGCGCCGCCATCGGTGGCGGTCTCGGTGGGTTGGTCGGTCGGAACGCCGCGAGTACGGGCGCCGGCTTCGGCGCGCTGATCGGCGCGACGGTCGCCGAGAAGATGGGACCGGTCGACGCGATGAAGAAACGACTCGACCGCGGCGACGACGCCGAGATCGCCGCCGAGTAACGCGGTCGTCGCTTTTCCGGAGCTCTCAGTCGTCGGCCGGTGCCGCGCCGCCCGAGGAGACGCCCGTCCCCGGTCCGATCTCGATATCGAGTTCGGCGAGTTTCTCGTCGGGGACGACGCCGTCGACCCAGCCGCGGTGCTCGTAGTACTCCTCCTTCATGGCGTCGAGTTCACAGAGTTCGCCCTCGATCCCGCCGCCGGCCGGGACCGCGTCCTCGTCGCCCTTCACGAACCGCCCCGGCAGCGAGTCGTCGTCGCCGTCGAAGCCGGCGAGGTTGTTGTAGTAGCGTTCGAGGTTGTAGACGCGCTCGCCGGCCTGCATCAACTCCTCCTCGCCGACCGAGCGGCCGGTCATGCCGTTGTACTGGTCGATGTACTCCTCGACGCCTTCCGCGAACGCGTTGAACTTGCAGATGTCGAAGGAGTCAGAGATGGCGTGGAGGTCCTGGAACGTCGCCGTGAGTTCGCCCTTCCCTCGCCACTCGGTGGGGTCGACCTTCTCGGGGATCCCGAGAATCTCCGCGGCCGGGGTGTACCCGCGGAGGTGGCAGCCGCCGCGGTTGGAGGTGGCGTAGGCGATGCCCATCCCCTTCAGTCCGCGTGGGTCGTAGGCGGCGATGGACTGGCCCTTCACGTCGAGGCGGCAGTCGTGGGCGTCGAGGGTCTCGGCGGCCCGTTTCTGGCCCTCCGCGAGCACGTCCGCGAGGTCGGTCTCGCGGTGGGCGACCTTCCCGAGCATCTCGACCATCTCCTCGACGTCGCCCCACTCGAGGGTCTCGTCGAACTCCTCGAGGTAGCCCTTCTCGGCGGCCTCCATCGCGAACGCGAGCATGTTCCCGCCGTCGATGGTGTCGATGCCGTAGTCGTTACAGCGATCCATCATCATCGCGATCTTGTCCCGGTCGTCGTTCATCGAGTTCGGGCCGAGCGCCCACGCCGACTCGTACTCGTAGGACTCCATCCGGACGTTCAGGTCCTGGCCCTTGTGCTGGACGTCGACCTCGACTTCCTTCTTACAGGCGACCGGGCAGGAGTGACAGGTCGGGTCGTTGATCAGGATGTTCTGCTCGACGCTCTCGCCCGAGACCTTCTCGGAGTCGATGTTCGGCTCGCTCGGGTCGTTCTCGGCCTCGGTGCTCGTCGACGTGAAGCGGCCGTTCCGTGTGGGCAGGCCGTCCATCTCCTCGGCGAGGTTCATCAGGACGTTCGTCCCGTACACCGAGAGGCCGCCCTCGTTGGGAGCGGTCACGTCGGACTCCTGGATCGCCCGCATCGCGGCCTTGTGGCCCGTCATGAACGTCTCGCGGTCGGCGGGCTTGGGCATGTCCGTGCTCGCCTTGATCACGATTGCCTTGAGGTTCTTCGACCCCATCACTGCGCCCGTGCCGCCGCGGCCCGAGGCCCGGTCGTCCTCGTTGAGGATGCAGGCGTAGCGGACCTGGTTCTCGCCGCCGGGGCCGATGGCCATCGTCGAGAGGTTCTTCCCGTACTCGCCCTCCACCTCGCTGTCCAGTTCGTCCATCGTGTCGTGGACGCCGTAGCCCCAGATGTGGCTCGCGTCCCGGAGTTCGACCTCGCCGTCCTCGACGACGGCGTAGACGGGGTGTTCGGCCTTCCCCTCGAACAGCAGGCCGTCGAAGCCTGCCCACTTCAGCCGGGCGCCGCTCCAGCCGCCGTGGTGAGAGTCGGTCACCGTGTCGGTCAGCGGTGACTTCGTGACGACGGCGATGCGGCCGCTCATTGGTGTCTGGGTCCCGGTCAGCGGCCCGTTCATGAACGCGAGGAGGTTCTCCTCGCTCAGCGGCTCCACGTCCGGCCCGTTGTCGAACACGTACTTCACGCCGAGGCCGCGCGCGCCGATGTACTTGTGCGCGTCGTCGTCGTCGATGCTCTCGTAAGCGGTCTCGCCGGCGGTCAGGTCCACCCGCGCGACGCGGTCGTTGAATCCTCCGAGGTCAGTCATAGGTAATGCTCGTCCGTTACATAGGGCTCGTTTGCTGTTAGTTGTTCACATGGAGGGGTAACCACTAACGATTACCCCCGTGCCGACGACTCCCCGTAGAGTCGGCGAGAACCCCGTCGATGTCGGGCGGTTTCCGTCGCCGGGAGCTTTATGCGAGTCGGTGTGCCATATCCGACCATGGAGCCGGTCTCACTCGGCGTACCCGAACCGATCCTCGACTCGCTGCCCGGCGACGACGACGGCCGTGCCGACATGCGTGAGGCCGTCGCCGGCTGGGAGCGTCGGCTCAACGCCGCCATCGAGACCGCCGACGACGACGCCGAGGCGGCGGGTGCGGCCGCCG
It includes:
- a CDS encoding mandelate racemase/muconate lactonizing enzyme family protein, which produces MQPLTTVDVTTREVPLAESFPTSYGDLPTDHCYVRVSDGETVGYGEGAALRTFTGETAATMAVAAREHYAPAVVDEPPDAALAALAAARDHLPGHPGAAVAVESAVLDLKARKRGVPLRDLLGPTRRRTVPTVSVVGGVPPDDAVDRVEAGLDGGYTRFKLKANGDPTTDARRINAVTERLAAEGRPEDFSVRIDANTGWETAERAMRALGAVEHAEYVEYVEQPVAPDATADLRHLRRESGLPVFADESIHDLGDVRELTAEPAAVSGACLKLAKTGSIREWLTMAELAADAGRPVTPISAFDTSLGAALTLHLCATVPRLSVGAELIPDMVTEDPATEPLDTGPEMAVPDGPGIGVELPDELFD
- a CDS encoding sodium:solute symporter family transporter; translation: MAVIGTVGWAFILTLVVYFLIIFGIGVYGYLTTKDEDDFLVANREIGPAVGAATLSATQMSAGTFVGTIGIHYLTGVSFIYIWIGLWLGWLTSLVFVAPQMRRFGEITVPDFIAVRYGDDGAGGDRMRAFSALLIVVAYTVYISAQYTGAGLIFQSIFGVSNTVGMAIMVAIIIAYTAFGGMRASALSDFVQIIIMTVGAIIAIPVLLGNVGGISELELLLTSTNPALIGWAFTPLEVGTIALAFGFGMLGAPYEIVRIYSMRDEQTVRYAISTTLIFQILIATGVALIGMSMAVLYPQLTTPDLASVIMSIDVLGPILGALVIGAILSAMLSTVDSIMIVSAGAIAHDIYAELINPEASENRKLWANRLAVIFVGIVPFFLALYGEALGGLVQFIVLLQSAIIGATFSMPLLLGLHWDRINTPGTFIGMLLGFVTVLIWHFSVDGGVITGTLAQIDPVVPGVLMCLVGMVGGSYATSKPTKEALAPFFDV
- a CDS encoding zinc-binding dehydrogenase, which gives rise to MRTAHITQYGAPEDALDVVEVEDPEPGPDEVRVAVEAVSLNHLDVFARTGHPGDEGDFPKRSGCDIAGVVDTVGEAADDSWVGEEVVVYPGVSCGECEFCMAGEHTMCHDYEIIGEDRPGGLAEYVVVPEWCLEPKPESLDFVTAAAVPVTFTTAWRMIVTAGELRPAESALILGASGGVGNAAMKISERLGATVYATTSSDEKAAVVAEHADEVIDYTEVAFDEAVMDLTNGRGVDLVAEHVGQQTWQQSIDSLAMGGRMVVCGATSGPDPDIDIRSLYQHHRQIRGAPMGNRQDFRDVLSLVAAGELEPRIDRVLPLEEIAEGHAAIEDRDVIGKVVIQP
- a CDS encoding aldehyde ferredoxin oxidoreductase family protein, with product MTDLGGFNDRVARVDLTAGETAYESIDDDDAHKYIGARGLGVKYVFDNGPDVEPLSEENLLAFMNGPLTGTQTPMSGRIAVVTKSPLTDTVTDSHHGGWSGARLKWAGFDGLLFEGKAEHPVYAVVEDGEVELRDASHIWGYGVHDTMDELDSEVEGEYGKNLSTMAIGPGGENQVRYACILNEDDRASGRGGTGAVMGSKNLKAIVIKASTDMPKPADRETFMTGHKAAMRAIQESDVTAPNEGGLSVYGTNVLMNLAEEMDGLPTRNGRFTSTSTEAENDPSEPNIDSEKVSGESVEQNILINDPTCHSCPVACKKEVEVDVQHKGQDLNVRMESYEYESAWALGPNSMNDDRDKIAMMMDRCNDYGIDTIDGGNMLAFAMEAAEKGYLEEFDETLEWGDVEEMVEMLGKVAHRETDLADVLAEGQKRAAETLDAHDCRLDVKGQSIAAYDPRGLKGMGIAYATSNRGGCHLRGYTPAAEILGIPEKVDPTEWRGKGELTATFQDLHAISDSFDICKFNAFAEGVEEYIDQYNGMTGRSVGEEELMQAGERVYNLERYYNNLAGFDGDDDSLPGRFVKGDEDAVPAGGGIEGELCELDAMKEEYYEHRGWVDGVVPDEKLAELDIEIGPGTGVSSGGAAPADD